AGGCCCGCCGCGCGGAGGGATCAGCGGTCGGGATTGGACGAGGCGGTCAGGGTGAGGAAAATGTCTTCCAGGCCGGGTTCCGCCGGCTCGATTGTCCGGAGGTCGATTCCCTTCCGCCGGAGGCAAGCGGAGAGTTCCTCTGCGGGGCTTCCGACCGGGGTGATCGCGCGCAGGTGGCCGCCGGCCAAACCGGCGCGCGAAACGATCGGACAATCCGCCAGCGCGGTCAGCGCCGCCAGCAGGGGCTCGGCGTGGATATCCCAAGCGCGTCCCGGCAGGGCGTCGCGCTTAAGGGCGCGCGGGGAATCCAGCGCCAGCAACCGGCCGCCGCTCATGATCCCCACCCGGCTGCAGTATTCCGCCTCGTCCATGTAATGCGTGGTGACGAGCGCGGTGATGCCTTGCTCGACCAAGCGGTAGATGAGATCCCAAAAGGTGCGTCGGGCGGTGGGATCCACGCCCGAGGTGGGTTCGTCAAGGAAAAACAATTTCGGCCGGTGGACGATGGCCGTGGCCAGCGCCAGCCGCTGACGCCAGCCGGTGGATAATCCGCCGACCAGGAGATCGCCGAAGGGGCCCAATCCGACCAGGTGCAACACGTCTTCCAACCGGACCGGATCGGTTACGCCGTACACGCCGGCGTAGAAATCCAGGTTTTCGCGGACGGTCAGGTCGCCGTACAGCGCGAATTTCTGGCTGACGTACCCGACCCGTTCGCGGATTTCCTCGGCGTTGGCGCAGATGTCGAATCCGAGCACCTCGCCGCTTCCCGCAGTCGGCTGCAGCAGGCCGAGCAGCATGCGGATGGTGGTGGTTTTTCCGGACCCGTTGGGGCCGAGGAACCCGACCACCTCCCCGGCCGGGATTTCGAAGCTGACCCGGTCCACGGCGGTGAATTCCCCAAAACGTTTGGTCAGGGATTCGACCCGCACGACGGGTTTCATCGGCTCGTCTCCAGGAGGAAGATGAACACGTCCTCCAGCCCGGCGGCGATCGGCCGCACCCGTTCGACCGCCGTCTGTCCTTCGGCGGCCAAGCTCCGGATCCGCCCGGCGACGGCTTCCCGGGCGCCTGCGTGCGTCCGCACGTGCAGGCGGTCGCCGAACATCTGCGCATCCTCCACTTCCGGATCGGCGCGGAGAATTTCCCGCAAGCGCGGGAGCGGCGCACCGACCACTTCGAGGACGCGGTCGGCGAGGGCCGCCCGCAGACGCGCGGGCGGCCCTTCCACCACCAAACGGCCGGATTGCAAAAATCCCACCCGGTTGCAGCGCCCGGCTTCGTCCATATAGGGCGTGCTGACCAGGACCGACAGCCCGCCTTCCGAGACCAGGCGGATGATCAACTGCCAAAAGGACTGGCGGGTGTTCGGATCCACGCCGGTGGTGGGTTCGTCGAGCAGGAGGATTTGCGGACGATGGACCAGCGCGGCCGCGAGCCCGAGTTTTTGCTTCATCCCGCCGGAGAGCTGTCCGGCCCGCCGGCGGGTGAACGCCCCCAGTCCCACAAAATCCAGGATCTCCCCGCTCCGCGGCAGCCAATCCCCGCCGGAAAGTCCGCGGACCTCGGCA
This region of Anaerolineales bacterium genomic DNA includes:
- a CDS encoding ABC transporter ATP-binding protein, producing the protein MKPVVRVESLTKRFGEFTAVDRVSFEIPAGEVVGFLGPNGSGKTTTIRMLLGLLQPTAGSGEVLGFDICANAEEIRERVGYVSQKFALYGDLTVRENLDFYAGVYGVTDPVRLEDVLHLVGLGPFGDLLVGGLSTGWRQRLALATAIVHRPKLFFLDEPTSGVDPTARRTFWDLIYRLVEQGITALVTTHYMDEAEYCSRVGIMSGGRLLALDSPRALKRDALPGRAWDIHAEPLLAALTALADCPIVSRAGLAGGHLRAITPVGSPAEELSACLRRKGIDLRTIEPAEPGLEDIFLTLTASSNPDR
- a CDS encoding ABC transporter ATP-binding protein yields the protein MTDAEKKNAIEAENVVKAFGGTRAVDGVTLRVAAGEIYGLVGPDGAGKTTLMRLLCGAVAPTSGRIAAAGWPIPKQVEQARSCIGYLPQRFSLYEELTVLENLKFFAEVRGLSGGDWLPRSGEILDFVGLGAFTRRRAGQLSGGMKQKLGLAAALVHRPQILLLDEPTTGVDPNTRQSFWQLIIRLVSEGGLSVLVSTPYMDEAGRCNRVGFLQSGRLVVEGPPARLRAALADRVLEVVGAPLPRLREILRADPEVEDAQMFGDRLHVRTHAGAREAVAGRIRSLAAEGQTAVERVRPIAAGLEDVFIFLLETSR